A single Anatilimnocola floriformis DNA region contains:
- a CDS encoding SufS family cysteine desulfurase codes for MTAKTTLDEILTELEDLEGQERLQYLMELGDEVRNFPVEWQTEANRVLGCMSQVWLVPQVAEQPVYSHEPTKLQFQGTSDAALVRGLVVFLLAAYDDHTPQEILDYPIEETLKRAGLTNLIGMQRSSGLRSMIGRIRGLAELAQQSPAAVLEPPHPLVEPAETSNAQPALSPTYRGDGVKSVVAKSQLVDRSQLLDTDVIRRDFPILQRKFANGLPLVYLDNGASTQRPTAVLAAMRHVEETCYSNVHRGGHTLAAETTQLYEQARTSAQTLLNARARQEIIFTSGTTAGINLVAQSYGSANLQAGDEILLTEMEHHSNIVPWQQIAARTGAVIRWIPLGSDFQLDLTAAEKLFTPRTKIVAVTAISNVLGTMNPLRAIIARAHAVGAVVLVDAAQAAPHEVLDVQTLDCDFLACSGHKMLGPTGIGVLYGKEQLLNAMPPFLGGGSMIDRVTLNGFTPAPLPHKFEAGTPPIVQAIGLGAAIEYLQKIGLHSIREHELQLTRYAHELLAPIPGLRILGPAPEEKGGLVTFELAGVHPDDLSRLLDVQGIAVRAGHHCAMPLHERLGVSHSCRASFYLYNTLEEVESLARELTAIQRRFAR; via the coding sequence ATGACCGCCAAAACGACTCTTGACGAAATTCTTACTGAACTCGAAGACCTCGAGGGCCAGGAACGGCTGCAATATTTGATGGAACTCGGCGATGAGGTCCGCAACTTCCCCGTCGAGTGGCAGACCGAAGCCAACCGCGTGCTCGGGTGCATGTCGCAGGTTTGGCTCGTGCCGCAGGTCGCCGAGCAACCGGTCTATTCACACGAACCGACCAAATTGCAGTTCCAAGGTACGAGCGACGCCGCGCTGGTTCGCGGCCTCGTAGTATTTTTGCTCGCAGCCTATGACGACCACACGCCGCAGGAGATTCTGGATTATCCGATCGAGGAAACGCTCAAACGGGCCGGGCTGACGAACCTGATCGGCATGCAGCGAAGCAGCGGCCTGCGATCGATGATTGGACGAATTCGCGGCCTGGCAGAATTGGCTCAGCAGTCGCCGGCAGCGGTTTTGGAACCGCCGCATCCTTTGGTTGAGCCAGCGGAAACTTCGAATGCGCAGCCGGCCCTCTCCCCGACGTACCGAGGAGACGGAGTTAAAAGCGTCGTTGCCAAATCACAGCTCGTCGATCGTTCTCAGCTGCTCGATACCGACGTCATCCGCCGCGACTTTCCAATCCTGCAACGGAAGTTTGCGAATGGCTTGCCGCTGGTCTATCTCGACAACGGCGCATCGACGCAGCGACCCACGGCGGTGCTCGCCGCCATGCGACACGTCGAAGAGACTTGCTACAGCAATGTCCATCGCGGTGGGCACACGCTGGCGGCAGAAACTACCCAACTGTATGAACAGGCCCGTACGAGCGCTCAAACGCTACTCAATGCCCGCGCGCGGCAGGAGATCATTTTCACCAGCGGCACGACGGCGGGCATCAACCTTGTCGCACAAAGTTACGGCAGCGCGAATCTGCAAGCCGGCGACGAAATCCTGCTGACCGAAATGGAGCATCACTCCAATATCGTTCCCTGGCAGCAGATCGCGGCCCGCACCGGCGCGGTGATTCGCTGGATTCCCCTCGGCAGCGATTTTCAACTCGATCTCACTGCGGCGGAGAAGCTGTTCACGCCGCGGACGAAGATCGTCGCGGTAACGGCCATTTCGAATGTACTGGGAACGATGAATCCGCTCCGCGCGATCATCGCCCGCGCCCACGCTGTCGGCGCGGTGGTGCTGGTCGATGCGGCGCAAGCGGCGCCGCATGAAGTGCTCGATGTGCAGACGCTCGACTGCGACTTCCTCGCCTGCAGCGGTCACAAGATGCTCGGGCCGACGGGCATCGGTGTGCTTTACGGCAAGGAGCAGTTGCTGAACGCGATGCCGCCGTTCCTCGGCGGTGGCAGTATGATCGATCGGGTCACCCTCAACGGTTTTACTCCCGCGCCGCTGCCGCACAAGTTCGAAGCCGGCACGCCGCCGATTGTACAAGCCATCGGCCTGGGTGCGGCGATCGAGTACCTGCAAAAGATCGGCCTGCACAGCATCCGCGAACACGAGTTGCAACTGACTCGCTACGCGCACGAGCTGCTCGCGCCGATTCCTGGTTTGCGAATTTTGGGGCCGGCGCCAGAAGAGAAAGGTGGCTTGGTTACGTTCGAACTTGCCGGCGTGCATCCCGACGATTTGTCGCGACTGCTTGATGTGCAAGGGATTGCTGTTCGCGCGGGACATCACTGCGCGATGCCTCTGCACGAGCGCCTCGGCGTGTCGCACTCCTGCCGCGCGAGTTTCTATCTCTACAACACGCTCGAAGAAGTCGAGAGCCTGGCTCGCGAACTGACAGCGATTCAAAGACGCTTTGCGCGCTAA